The stretch of DNA GACGTGCTGGATGTTCCTGCGCCTCGCTGAGACTTGCCATGATCGTTCCTTTCCGTTGGATGGAGTTCGGTTGAAACGTCATCCCCTCGCCTTTGTTCCGAACTGCTTTTTCCTTGAACGGGTGCCGTTTCGCTCTTATAAGGCGGCCCATTCCGAACAATGAGACGTGAACAGGGGTGCCATGGCTGGCCATTCACAGTTTAAAAACATCATGCACCGCAAAGGCCGTCAGGATGCCGTGCGGTCGAAAATGTTCTCCAAGCTTGCGCGCGAAATCACCGTTGCCGCCAAGGCCGGCCTGCCCGACCCGACGATGAACGCCCGCCTTCGCCTGGCGATCCAGAACGCCAAGGCCCAGTCCATGCCGAAGGACAATATCGACCGCGCCATCAAGAAGGCAGCCGGCGCCGACGGCGAGAACTACGACGCAGTCCGTTACGAAGGCTACGGCCCCGGCGGCACGGCGATCATCGTCGAGGCCCTGACCGACAATCGCAACCGCACCGCCTCCAACGTCCGCTCGAGCTTCACCAAGGCCGGCGGCGCTCTCGGCGAAACCG from Rhizobium leguminosarum bv. trifolii WSM1325 encodes:
- a CDS encoding protein of unknown function DUF28 (PFAM: protein of unknown function DUF28~KEGG: rec:RHECIAT_CH0003714 hypothetical protein); the encoded protein is MAGHSQFKNIMHRKGRQDAVRSKMFSKLAREITVAAKAGLPDPTMNARLRLAIQNAKAQSMPKDNIDRAIKKAAGADGENYDAVRYEGYGPGGTAIIVEALTDNRNRTASNVRSSFTKAGGALGETGSVSFSFDHVGEITYKLSVGDADKVMEAAIEAGADDVETDEDGHYITCGFEALGEVAKALESSLGEAETVKAVWRAQNNVPVDEEKAQSLLKLIDSLEDDDDVQNVYSNFEVSEEVLAKLSA